The Branchiostoma lanceolatum isolate klBraLanc5 chromosome 5, klBraLanc5.hap2, whole genome shotgun sequence region ACTcaatatgtgtgtttttttctaaatttatcATGTCGTTGTTCAACGATTGTACTCTGCCTTGACATAGTTACCAAATCTCATTCTCCTGTTTCTGtcctacaaatacatgtaggactcCTCCGAGATGGAAGCAGAACTTGGTCCATGAGAAACCGGATGGGGATGGAGCAGACATACCCGGATTGCAACTAATTCTTGGATTATGTATATTTTGACACAATTGTacagtttcctttttattttgcaatttgggcttcaatatgtacatatttttgtcatttacatacatacatacatgcaataAGATTGTGATATGAGTTTCAATTTCTGTAAGTAACGCTGTCTGGATTGGTAgtgggttttttttaaactgtatCTTTTCATATGACcaagtatacaaaaaaaaaagattttgggacaatctttttattatttcttaGAACCATTTACGTACATGCGATAAAATTGTGAGAAAAGTATAAATTTACAATTTTGTAAGTAAAGCTCTCTAGTAGAGTTGCATAATATTGTATCTTTGCATATAGTGTATAATATTGTATGTTTGCAAATTTTCTCATGGTGTTGCTTAGTCGCACAGTATTGTAtctttacttacatgtatagtgtatagtattgtattgtatcatgTTCAAGCATGTTGATGAATGTATTtgaagaataaatagatcttgggacaGTCTTTTAATGTCCATTTctgcaaaatgtcattttttgccctggtgttattttgggacagcccacttcttgcatggggaggagtatgtcACTTGAATGTGTTAGTGTAGTTCCTCTGTGCTGCACTTTGAGACACAAGTAGATATTTTCCCGTATCTGTGAATCTGTGACCTGATGTACCATGGATCAGATGATGTATTCTCCTAAGTGCCAAGTCATCCACATAAGGCAAtttcactcacgtgactatgacgtaagcatggagtatggctaaacatgctgtatttgctcaggggcaaatgacggcctttctagttattttTTATTTTGGTACTGTCACAAGTAGAAAACAACctttaaacattaaaaaaataaatcatacatacaaaaattaatACACAATTCggatttttttctataatataCCACTGTGTAAGACGCCTTAGGTATTTAGGTATGATTAAGATAAAAAGTAGATAAAAATAGAGAGGTAAAACACGATCCGTCTTACAAAGAAAGATCTCCTTGGAAACAGACCACCATTTTCAAAGTTGGATCGGCATTCCAAAGAATTATCTTTGCCTGTCTAATAAAGTTTGTACTAGGATTAAAGTCACACAATGAATTGgggttaatttttttcctgaGCAAGTGCCGTATCTCACATGTCAACCAGGTCTTgtctcttgaaaaaaaaaattcattgacatttgaagCCAGGACTTTGTAATGTttgccagaaaaaaaaaacgatctccctaaaacctgaaaataatcgtgtttgaaagcaaaatataggaaaatcagccattcagcaaaaaatgacaacattcaaaGTTCAGAAAATCGgtaatttcgttttatttggAAAAGATTTTCCCGTCcccacttttttttatttaaaaatgTTCTgtcgttagccaaaatgttgcttcgtgtaacccgatacattgtcgaacgcgcgtagcaacaggaaagaataccctagttaCAGACCACCGTGAATTATGAAAACTAggagctaatttacataatatatgaggaaagtttattaacctcatacacccgaacctattttttgCCAGTAATATGACTGAAcagggtcaaaaatgacccaaaaatgttttgttcagtaaaatctctctttttactttttttcgctgattgtgttccgtacattgcttcattaATGTGAGAGGAAtattttggcatgtttaggtatgaatattttccgttcattatcatgatttatgaaaaagatcagaaggaccacgccatggtaacgggttttggcaggcatattttacaaaatctgctaatttcagttcaaacataTTGACGTTTAGAGGCTTTGTTGTTacaacaaatgtattttcttacattgttattaTCCTATGTAATCCAAAGTAACTTTAATGGtttaaaattgatattttatgctgatttgatgacgtcatcggtcaaaatccacatggcggatagaatcacctaaaattacgtcataaagACGTCATATTATGTCATTGTGACGTAAAATTTGTTACGGTAATAtaaattcacatgtgcatcatcctctgaaaatttagTGGTCATACATTAAGTGGCTTAGGAATTACAGAGGGTCTAAAAAAACAGCACATCATTTTTGCTGGGGCTAAAAATGACCCCAGCAGACTCAACACAaactttcctatataatgtctaCAGTATTGTGCCGATCGCCCTAGAAAATTAGAAGAgattagaaaagatgtctactgacaaaggtacggaattattattttttttttagatcaaacatgttcacaTAGCACGTCAAAATACACGCCTGGGGTCATAAATGACCCTGTTCGGGTGTATGAAGGTTAATTCAATAAAAATTTGTGGTCGGATTTTTTGGAAGTGCTATGGTTATGATCtgttagatagctctttgggcagggagtaagtgatttAGGTCTGGCCCCCCTcgcggcttgccttaaactcTCTGGGCctatttgtaacttttgaggtgGATAACTTAAGTAGGGATTggtggattattcttgtatttggtgtATATGTACCTCAGGGTATGATCAACATACTGATATGTTTATTATgtagatcatgacctactttacgtaatcaTTGAGGAAAACGTATTGCACTGCTGCACCGTGGTACGCGGCATGTGATAGTACACATCTGGCGTCCTGAATATAGGTCAACAGTTGGCACCCATATTTCTACCTGGGCGATTGAAAAAAGGGCTAAAGAAAGCTGGGTTTCAaagtgaatctgatgattgacatagtagTAAGATGATAGgtatgccaaacaggacctaatttgtaTGATAAATGGAATTTCAAAAATTCGTTTAGTACTATGTTTGTACGCGCTTATATGTATTTTAGTCGTATTTCGATCTTCGTGAAAGCTTGTTCGATAGTATTCAAGTTATCACAGTTAGAACGTGTAAACCTCTGCTAAAAAGACAGTATATTTTCTTTCATGTGATATGATATTTGAGATTTCTCTTATTTTTACCTGCGGTTTTTCTTTTCTATCCAATGTAGGCTTTTGCTCCTAGATCTACATGACCATTGCTATTCAAGAAGCAAATGATAAAGAGGGGGGATCCTTGCGTTCTTTTGATTACCCTCACTTTGGACAGCAATCCCATTAAAGGTCAAACATCGGGACAATCAGAATGTAAAGATCTCCCCTTCAACACCTTCATGAAGAATAACAGCCTTGTACCATTTTTCCACACAGAGTGGCCATGTGGTTGGTATGGTTTGCCCAAGACAAACACAGGCTGCCCAGAACCCGCGGGGGTAACCTGGCGCACAGGCGTCCGTCTACAAGACACCGAGGACGACAACCCCAACAACAGGTGGACGCCAGGCCTGCATTTTGATGGCGGCTTCTGGAAGAACAATATGTATCAGAAATTTTGCATTAAAGTTAGTGAAGACAAAGTTATATCCTTTTTAATAGAGAGGGGATTGTGCAGACGACTGCAAGGCAATGCTGTGCTTTAACcttttttctttgccttttttttcctttaaatcTTGATCGAGCTTTTGTCAAAGATACTTTGGTAAGGTTTGGTCTATAACAGATTTCAAACCGATAAAACGTACGTTAATTGCTGGGTTAAAGGCACACCTGACGGTACATaccaataaatcattttgaattcTTATTCAAAGCTGGCGCTTAGCATATAGTTCCAAAATGTCTTCTCTTTACAGCTGATAAGGAGCCTATAAAAGTAACATCTTAAGCGGAAATTGTCATCCTTGCAAATGCTCCGACTTGGTAAATCAAACTGGCATTTCTTTTATCCAATCCAGACGTCTAGATCGGAAGGGTCTGGTAACTGGCCACGTGGTAGCTACTGTATCTTCATGAGGCATGGCTGCCCAATTGGTGGGTATGatacgtgtgtatgtatgtctaaTATCATAATGAAATAATCACGGGCTTTAAATACTGAGCCGCAAGCAAAAGGCAATCATGGGTCATTGAAGCCAATTAGTTTTGAAGGCtctaaattttcatgaaatgtaGCTAAAGTACTTAATCAAGTAATTGTGGTAACGGTAAACAAATACGGTGATGAAAGGTAAACAGGTTTGAGTCATGCCTATACTAAATTCTCCCTTTCAAGTGGCATTTCCCCTAAACAAAAAAAAGGGTTTCAAATAGCAGCATACAAAGAAATGCATTATTCATGAGGCTGGTGATATTGTGTTTTGCAGGTTTTGGAATTGGGGAGGTGTTCTGGGACGACAAAGACAGTATTGATATTTTCCACAAGAACAAGAACCATTGGAAAGGCGAACTGCCTGACGGGATATACGACCACAACACCCTCATCAGATACTGTTGTCGTAACGACGGTAACGCCAACACCCGAATCCTTCTACCCAACCGCAGTCCCTTCTACCTCTTCCGCTACAGGCAGGGATGCCAGCAGGTGAGAGGTACTTAATaggtaaatagataaatatatatCCTTCCTGTCAGGATTATAATTGAGCAAATTTCTTTCTACTTTAAACTTGAAGAACAAATCAACAAAACTAACAATCATTTAGGTTTCtaactgtttcaaacttttagcTGTCTCACTTGGGTGCTGCAAGACGCCATCTTCGATTATGTCCATAATGcattgcgttttttttttacatttcgtTTGTATTGCACATGTCTCATATCTTATCTCAATACTTCATCCAATCCATTTTGTAGTTGTATTTCATTGTTTGGCTTAAAACATACTTGTATTCACCTGAGCTAATTATAACAAGATTCTGTTTTCAAATTAAGAGgttcatttcaattttattaGACGTTTTATGCTGTCCCTATAGTTTCATTTTAACGTAGCTCAACATAGTTATCATCTATCTTTAAAAACCTCTTGGGTATATAGCTATATCGCAAAAGGGTATTCACAATTTGgactttaatgaatgaattattttatttgcacaacaattacAATGGTGGCAATGTAAGGCAATGTACAGAATTTAGCTCAACAATTTGGCCTCTATTCCCATTAGCTACAGTAGAAAATTTGGGATGGTGGATGAATATGCATAATCTGTTGTTTGCAGGTTGCTGGAATGAACGTTAAGGAGGAATACTTCCACTGGGACGATGAAGATGACAATAACGGTAACCGTCGCCGGGGGTGGCATCCGTACGACGACGGGGATAGCAACAACCACAAGCTTCACTACTGTTACTATTACTGATTGTCGAGGGCCAAAGTCTATAAATAAAGGATCAAGTCTAGTTTTCCTATTAAAAAGCACGGTAGCAATTTCTGCTATGTAGTATGAATAATAGCGTATGGCACTACATGGACTGGAAAACCTTTCTTTGTGCGTTTCATTTcctttttgtataatttgctttgcttgctttgtatttacatttgttTAGATGTCAGCATGTTCATCGGttacgttgattttgaaatCATAAAGAAATGAATGCGTGGCGCGTTTTTCTTTAAAGATGGCAATAGAATGCGTGTTTCATAGGGGtgacctgaggtcatattgcaggaacacacgtgCAATAAGGATACATTCAAATAAATGTAGCTTACATCATTACAAAACGTCCATTATAGCACGCAGAGGGAGTAAAATATGCTGtttttgctcaggagcaaataATGGCCTCTACTTTTCATTGAtgctccttctccttctcctcctgtcaaagcTTCAAATCTCTATCATGTTTGGATGAAATGACCAGACCTTTGGCGCAAAGGTAGAGTAGGCAAATACCCCGGACTCTTTACCCCATATTGTGGGGTAAAATATATTTACGCCATTATTGTTTATTGCATACACtacttaaaaatgatttattttgccgAAAAATCCcaataaagagcccccattcatggctcgcgttatgagtgtcccaaatttacgacgcttgtttttgaatcagtagatggtCCTCTCttcagcaacagtaaaaccattctccaaagccactgcccagggcagataattcCCCTTAGAAAttactaaaattcaaagagatgaaaattctgttttcattggttctggtaaccccctagtacaccctctcgagatcaatgcttcaccttcaacttttggtaggtaaaactagggaacccatTCTATACGTAAATACAAAACTTATGTTtgtatctttatcagaattaccagggtagccattgcaatttcagtaattttcagccttaaattgttggattttcgagggtctcggagggggaTCCCAGAACTCCATAACGagaaatagctggagggttttaattatatggttGTTGATAGTtcaacatacctatcacacatatacaaagtatgagccgatttggccgacccccatcttcccacctctgcctggttttctcatgcaatggcTCTTAAAGGCATTCATGGAGAAAAATAGGAACAAAATGCCTGGGGCTATGCGCTAATTCTACATGTCTCTTGTACGTCAAATTCAGCTCATTTGGCCCAGGGgcgaccgagatgaatcgctttaaagatttcacaggagaaagagaaagaacaaaacaatGTATTTCGCCCATACTgaagtccattccaagtcaccgcaagggttatTATTGTCATAATTAAGAAATACTTTCAActattgtttttatttgtgtaagagatttgatactattgaaatattttgaatatgatttcaactttagaattaagttttctaaaacttaagaaattttGATGATGTAGAATATGGTGCTcacaatagtttctaaataatgttaACAGCATTTTACCATTATTCACCATTTTACACCAAATCTTgccattttttaccattatttgtatcatctttataaataggtcagagggcttgaaaaaaagcaattcgcacatccttgcgaagtatagggaacaatactttccacaaaggaaccaacagtgtcctgcagccAAATCTAAATATGTACAAAAGCAAACAGACttgccggattagcacctacttttatgggggcaatcaccattctacaaTAGTATTAacaattttctaccatttttgtcCATATTTCTTAAAGTGAAAGAACCACATAGCTGTcaagaaattattctaaatgaaGAGATGTTGTGCAGCTACTTTCAAAATCTTTCTAAATTATCTAGTTgatttcaaataaattcatattttcttcttcattcttttagaaaaatttagaactattctcagattttcttttatcaccaatttttcaaaatcattacaaatattattataaaaccctcttggtgactatAGGCGACACATAAAGAAGGAACACTCGTAGATCATATCTATTTATCATCAAATTCGACTGATGTAATTTCTGGTGTTATACATATTTTAGCTGTCATGACGCTGTTTATTGTATAATACACACCGTTAATGTTTGGAATGCATTAATTACAGGATATAAATAAAAATTGCATGGATGTATATTGTCCTTGCGTCTCATGAATACCTTAGACAAAACATCACTTGTTTCGTTATCGTCAGGaggaacatgaaaaaaaagttgctagtATTCAGGACAAAACACCGTATATTGCATCATTATTTGACTCAACTTATGTCTATCAAAATTCTTCGGAATGAACATGAATGATAAAAATGCACTAACGGCAACATTCAAAACATTCCCATATTGAAGTAGTATCAAAATCAATGGGGGACTTGAATCGAAACCTGCTACCAAGGGCCAAATATTGTACGGATAGTCGTGCAGTCAATATTGGAATTTTGATAAACCGACAAGGACTGCAGTCGTACGGCCAGAacaaatgttttattgttttttcaattgGCTTATTATTCCTCCACTAAATAGGTTTTCGAAATTTCTATTGCTATCCTCATTTCAATCGATACACAAATCTGCTTTTCTCGATAAATCTTGAAACAAAGCTTGAAAGTACCGCCAGCCTTCGTAATTCTGCAACATACCCTACGATAGCCACattgaaaaaacacaaacacgcacagaACAACAACGGTGTTATCGaagtattttcaaaaatatcttCAATATCTGGCTTTCGAAAGTGTGTATACCTAGTACCTCGGGGACTACTTATGCTGAATTAAAATATATgtataaaaaaataaacatcgATTCTGAGGTATGGTGGTCTTATGATACATGGCAGAACCATGTCCTTATATGTATCTCTGCTGTTCTTAGTACAATATACAGAGACTAGCACAAAAGGAAGGTATAATGTTTATGTGCCGTCAAACATCAGTTCACACATGTCATAGATATAACCAATCGACATTCAAGTTTACTTTACCAAAGGCCAAAAGTGATAGTGTAAAGAAAAGGTTACATGTTTAAACATGCATTTGTATATGTAAAAGGTTCTTTTGGTACGTTTGTAAAGAAGCAGACACATAACTATAGTGCTAGTGACGGAATTGATGTGGTGCCTGTGTAGAcgtcagaagtacatgtatgacattagTACATTACATAACTATTCACCATTCTGAAATTTCATTGGTCTGACAATACATCAAAAGTATAGGTTTATCGAAATAAAGATCTAGGAAAAATTATCTTCACCACATGAacacttttcatttttttgtcattgctCGTTGATGACGCTTTTAATCAGACAAGCACTtcacaaagttctttatttactTACGAGAGTTAGATAGACCCTTGTGTACTCAGGACCAAGTGTTTTATCGTCTTGGCAGCTGATCTAAGGCTACTTATTCCGAAAAGGGCTCCTACTCAAGCTACCCCTGCAGACGTCCTGTCGTGAGTGCAACTCTGCACATATCACTGTCTGTTTCTGTTCGAACAAAAACTGTCCCATTTGATTTGGAATCGAATGGCTCCGATAATACACACTCTCTCTCCCAGTTAACTTGTCTATGAgacagtttttcttgttttgtattgCCCATAATATGGAGCTTTTGAACCAGACACAAATTTATACCAACAAAATTGCTTTGGTGCGATGTACGTGGAGCCTTCGAAGGGGAACAAAAAGAGCCTAAAGGATCTAAATAATCTAAATTAAACTTGATTTGGCACCTGGCCACATTTGAAAGGCTATGTTAGTACTGTAGTATAGAACCAGACACGAAATCGTGAAACTTTATCACCGAAATGGCTTTGGTGCGCGTTGTGCGTGGGAGGACATTAGAAGTACATGTCTGACATCAGCATATTACATAGCTTTTCACCAACtttaaatttgatttgtttggCAAAAGATAAGATAAAAAAAGCACATGTATGACATCAGCATATTGAATAACTAATCGCCCACTGAAACTTTCATTTGTCTCACGCTACAAAAAATTACAGATTCAATGAAAGGAAGATTTCAAATAAAATAATCTTACACACCATGTACCATACGAATACTTTTCAGTCTGTGCCATCCAAAGTTGATGACACCGTTACTCAGACGAGTTCACTTTACTAAATTCTTTATTTACTTACAAGTGATCGATCAAGCCTTATCTACTGAAGACCAAGTGTTGTATTGTCTATACAGCCGAAGGTTATTCTGAAGGTGAAGAAGACTCCTACTACGAGCCGCCCCCGCAGTCGTCTTATCGTGAGTACAATTCCGCACACATCActgtctgtttttcttcaaACTAAAATCATTTCATAGGATTTGGAATCAGGTCCCTCAGGTAATATGGTCTTTCTCTCCCGGTTAACTTGTCTTTGTAGACATCTTttgttcttgtattttcttttcaatcttaGCTCGCTTGGACTATCTTAAAGTATACGGGGCTATATTCTATACCAGAGTTTTTTTGGGGCTCGACGAGAGGAAAACATGATGATCTGAATCTCTGATGTTGGTTTTGATGCATTGATATGCAATCTCATAATTCATCGATGCTATAACGAAGTCTGACGATTCATCCCTCTAAACTATGCCTAaatatgtacatgacttgtCTGTTTTTGCACATGATTTTGCTGTACTGTGCTTTGTACTGGGTTGCTTAATGGGTCCTGTAAGATACTAATTAGTAACTGAAATGACCGAAAGAATATGTTAATAAGTTTAAGTTAACATGCTTTGCTACATTTGCATATGTGAAAGGCTATTTGGTACATTTATAGAGGGGAAGCAAATGCAAAACTGTAGCAATAACATTGTTTTGGTGCgcggtacatgtatgacatcagcATATTACATTAACTATTCACCATTATGATATTTATGTTGTCCAACGATACCAAAAAGTGCAGGTTCACCAAATTAAAGATCTCTGAAGAATAAACCTATTCACAAATTAAGTACCTTTCATTTTGTGTCATCACTTGTTAATGATAACACTTTCATTTAGACAAGCACGTTACTAAATTCATAATTTACCTACAAGTGATCGGTCGGCCATATCTTCTCAGTAAAACAGCTTAAAGTCAACTTGATTAGCTATATTTGCATAAGAATTTTCCTTTTATACTTTGTACGGAACCAGACGCCAATCTGTAGCGACGAAAATTCTGTGGTGCGTGGTGCTTGGGTTGACGTTAGAACTACATGCATGACATCAGCATATTACATAACGATTCACCAAACTAAGATGCCATTTATCTGACGATATATGAAGTACAGAAGTGCATGTATGACACCGTACCGGCGTATTACACAACTATTCACAAAATTTAGATTAAAGTTGTCTGACGATACAAAAAAGTGCAGGTTCGCCGAAATGAAGATCTCGGAAGAATATCCGCATCCACCGTACGAATACTTTTCATTTTTGGTTATCGCTCGttaatgactttttttatttagTACAAGCACTTACCAAGTGCATTAATTACTTACAAGTGATCGATCGGCCCGTAACTTCTTATGACTAAGTGTTGTATTCTCTGTGAACTTGCGGCTTGTTCTGAAGGTAAACAAGACTCCTACTACGAGCCGCCCCCACAGACGTCCTTTCGTGAGTACAATTCTGCACACATCACTGTCTGTTTCTGTTCAAACTAAAACCATCCATTGGCATTGGATGTGGAACGAGGTACCTCAGGCAATGTGGTCTCTCTCTCACGATTTACTTGTCTatgtagacattttttttttcattcttctttatacaatctATACCAGAGTTTACTTTGGGCTAGGCCACAGGAAAACTATATGATCGGAATCTCTAATGCTCGTTTGAATATGTTTCTTTATCTGACGGATGTTTATTTGATGTTTGTATTTCAATCttcttttattatttatttatttatttatcatttattttgatttaccacattttgtggaaggattgacataacaggtgaactatcaccttttcaagatgtcatcccagaccggactgtaagatttggaccatcgcacaccggggcatgccccttctctttttcgaaaggtgtggtgggttctttaacgtgcgcggggtgttgctctccccaaacagaTTTTGTAGCGAACCAAATACAAAACAGTAGCGACGAAAATGCTTTGGTTTGTATTGCGTGGGTAGACGTCAGAAGCACAAAGACTTTATGACAGCAGCATATTACATATCTAGTCACCAGCCTGACATTTAAGTTGTCTGGTGATGCAAAAAAGGGTAGGTTTAttcaatgaagattttgaaaaaaatatgtatatcCATTCACCATACGagctttccttttttgttttctcACTTGTTCATGACACTCTTGTTCGGACAAGCACTTTGCTAAATTCTTAAATCATCAACAAGTTATTTTCCCCTATCTACTCAGGATCAAGTGTTGTATTGTCAGTGCAGCTGAGGCATATTCTGTAGAAGACTCCTATGACGAGCCGCCCCGCACTTTTGACGTGGGTACATTTCTCACTTCA contains the following coding sequences:
- the LOC136435692 gene encoding uncharacterized protein isoform X1, with the protein product MIKRGDPCVLLITLTLDSNPIKGQTSGQSECKDLPFNTFMKNNSLVPFFHTEWPCGWYGLPKTNTGCPEPAGVTWRTGVRLQDTEDDNPNNRWTPGLHFDGGFWKNNMYQKFCIKTSRSEGSGNWPRGSYCIFMRHGCPIGFGIGEVFWDDKDSIDIFHKNKNHWKGELPDGIYDHNTLIRYCCRNDGNANTRILLPNRSPFYLFRYRQGCQQVAGMNVKEEYFHWDDEDDNNGNRRRGWHPYDDGDSNNHKLHYCYYY
- the LOC136435692 gene encoding uncharacterized protein isoform X2; the protein is MSTDKEWPCGWYGLPKTNTGCPEPAGVTWRTGVRLQDTEDDNPNNRWTPGLHFDGGFWKNNMYQKFCIKTSRSEGSGNWPRGSYCIFMRHGCPIGFGIGEVFWDDKDSIDIFHKNKNHWKGELPDGIYDHNTLIRYCCRNDGNANTRILLPNRSPFYLFRYRQGCQQVAGMNVKEEYFHWDDEDDNNGNRRRGWHPYDDGDSNNHKLHYCYYY